Genomic DNA from Nonomuraea rubra:
GAACGCGTCGCCGGCGCCGTTGCTGTCGGCCACCGGGCCGGGCAGCGGGGCGGCGGGGAACGCGCGCACCTCGCCGGCGTCGCGGGTCAGGACGAGGCAGCCGTCGGCGCCGCGCGTGCACACGACCGTGTGGGCGCGCCCGTGCCGCAGGATGCCGCGCATCGCCGCGGCGGGGTCAGAAAGGGCCGCGGCCGACAGGAACACCAGGTCGGAGCGGTAGGCGAAGTCCTTGTGGTAGTCGTTGACGCCGTCCCAGTCGTGCAGGTCGGTGGAGACGGACCTGCCCTCCAGGTCGTGGTGCACGTCGCGGCAGCGGTCGCTGATCGACACGTGCACGTGGGCGGCGTCCACGCCGGTGTAGAGCTCCCTCGGCAGGCGCTCGCCGGGCGTGGCCTTCGGGTCGTGCAGCGACAGCCGGCGCCCGTCGGGGCCGACGAGCAGGACGCTGCGCGTGGTGCCGGCCTCGGCCCGGCCCCAGCGGCAGTCGAGCCCGCTCAGCGCGTCGCGGATCAGCGCGCCCTGCGGGTCGTCGCCGATGAGGTCGGCGAAGACGACGCCGAGCCCGAGCGCGTGGCAGCCGAGCGCGACGCCGGAGCCGGTGTTGCCGATCCTGTCGACGACCGGCGGCACGTGGTAGGTGTCGCGGTAGGGCAGGGGCAGCTCGGGCACGTACACGGTGGTGTCGACCCCGGACCCGCCCAGCACGAGAACGTCGGCGCTCACCGGTTCACCAGAGGCCCTGAGCCGGTGGAGCCGCGGACGACGAGCTCCGGCTGGAAGATCAGCTCGACGTGCTTGGCGGGCGCGCCGTTGACCTCTTCGAGCAGCGTCTGCACGGCCGCCGAGGCCATCGCTCCTATCGGCTTGCGCACCGTGGTCAGCGGCGGGTCGGTGAACGCGATCAGCGGCGAGTCGTCGAACCCGACCACCGACACCTCCGCGGGCACCGACAGCCCCTTCTCCCTGCACGCGCGGATCGCGCCCAGCGCCATCAGGTCGCTCGCGCACACGATGCCGGTGCAGCCGCGCGCGAGGAGCTGGGCCGCGGCGGCCTGCCCGCCCTCGACGGAGAACAGCGAGTGCGCGATCAGGTCGTCCAGCCCGGCCGCGCCGAGGAGCTGCGCCATCGCCTGCCGGTAGCCCTCGATCTTCCTTATCACCGGCACGAACCTGCGCGGCCCCAGCGCCAGGCCGATGCGCTCGTGGCCGAGGTCGACCAGGTGCTGCACGGCCAGCCGCGCGGCCATGCGGTCGTCGGGCGAGATGAAGGGCGCGTCGATGTGCTCGCTGTAGCCGTCGACCAGCACGATCGGCAGCCCGCGGTCGGTCAGCCGGGTGTAGCGGTCCATCCGCGCGGTGGTGTCGGCGTGCAGCCCTGAGACGAACACAATGCCGCTCACGCCGCGATCGACCAGCAGCTCGGTGAACTCGTCCTCCGGCGCGCCGCCGGGGAGCTGGGTGCACAGCACGGGCGTGTAGCCGTGCTGGGTCAGCGCCTTCTCGATGGCCTGCGCGAACGCGGGGAAGATCGGGTTGTCCAGCTCCGGCGTCACCAGGCCGACCAGCCCGTTGCTGCGTTGCCGCAGGCGGGGCGGGCGTTCGTAGCCCATGAGGTCGAGCGCGGTCATCACCGCTTGGCGGGTGGCGGCCGAGACTCCGGGTTTCCCGTTGAGGACCCGGCTGACCGTGGCCTCGCTCACCCCGGCCTGGGCGGCGATGTCGGCTAGGCGAGCGTGACCGTTCATGGCACTTACTTTACTTTCCACCAGGCCGCCGAATCCGCTGCTCCAGGGACATCGGAGGCGATCAGGAGCTCGCCGTCGACGCCGAGGTCCACGGGCGTGTCGGTCAGGTTGACGGCGCAGACGAACGTACCGCGGGAGAACACCAGCGTGCCCTCCGGCGAGTCGTGCCAAACCAGCTCGCCCTCGATCTCTCTGCGCAGCCGCAGGGCCTGGCGGTACAGCTCCAGCGTCGAGCCGGGCACGCCGTGCTGGGCCTGCACGCTCAGCTCGGCCCACGCGGCGGGGATGGGCAGCCACGGATCGGTCCAGCCGCCGTCGCGCGTCCACGGCATCGGCACGCGGCAGCCGTCGCGGCCGCTGTCGGGGTCGCGCAGCCGCTGCGGGTCCTGGCACAGCTCCGCCGGCAGGTCGAGCACCTCGGGCAGGCCGAGCTCCTCGCCGTTGTAGACGTACGCGGAGCCGGGCAGGGCGAGCGTCAGCAGCGCGGCGGCGCGAGCGCGGGCCAGGCTGCCGTAGCGGGTGACGTGCCGCTTGACGTCGTGGTTCGACAGCACCCAGGTGGTCGGCGCGCCGACCGAGCCGGCCGTGGCCAGCGAGGAGTCGATCACCGTACGCAGCTCGGCGGCGTCCCAGGGGGCGAACAGGTAGTGGAAGTTGAACGCCTGGTGCAGCTCGTCGGGGCGGACGTACCTGGCCAGCCGCTCGGGGGTCGGCGCCCAGGCCTCGGCCACGCCGATCCGCTCGCCGGGGTAGGAGTCGAGCACGGCGCGCCAGGCGCGGTGGATGTCGTGCACGCCGTCCTGGTCGAAGAACGGCACCGGCTCCCTGCCGACCATCCTGGCCTGGTTGCCGCGGCCGACGTCGGGCAGGCCGGCCGGCTTGACCATGCCGTGCGCGACGTCCACGCGGAAGCCGTCCACGCCCAGGTCGAGCCAGAAGCGCAGGATCGACAGGAACTCCCCGCGCACCTCCTCGCTGTCCCAGTCGAGGTCCGGCTGGGACGGGTGGAACAGGTGCAGGTACCACTGCCCGTCCTCGACCTGCGTCCAGGCGGGCCCGCCGAAGATCGACTCCCAGTCGTTCGGCTGGTCGCGGAAGATGTAACGATCGCGTCTCTCGCCGCGCAGCGCCTGCTGGAACCAGGGGTGGGCGGAGGAGGTGTGGTTCGGCACGACGTCCACGATGATCCGCAGGCCGTGCTCGTGGGCCTCGTCGATGAGCGCCTTGGCGTCCGCGAGCGTGCCGAAGAGCGGGTCGACATCGCGGTAGTCGGCCACGTCGTAGCCGAAGTCGGCCATCGGCGAGGTGTAGAACGGCGTCAGCCAGAGAGCGTCCACACCCAGGTCGGCCAGGTACGGCAGGCGATCGCGTACGCCGATCAGGTCACCGATGCCGTCACCGTTGCCGTCGGCGAAACTGCGCACGTAGACCTGGTAGATCGCGGCGTCTCGCCACCAAGCGGCCATGGTTTTCCCCCGAGTCATCCCCTGAACGTCCCGACTATGAAAGCCCTTTCCGCAACTTTACGCAAGTCCTTCCACGCCCGACGGATCCGGAAATTTCGGCGTTCGGATGCCCAAAACTCCTGCCCGAAACACCCCCGAAAGAGATTCTTTATGTCAAGGGTGGACATGTAGCGTTAAGGCGCGATGTACTACCTCTTCAATCAGCCTCGTCACAGGTGACACGCGCGCAAGGTGTGAGCCCATGAGCTCGGTCGTTCTCGACAAAGTGACCAAGGTGTATCCGGGCGACTACCTGGCAGTCGACCGGCTGAGCCTCCGGGCCGAAGACGGCGAGTTCCTCGTCCTCCTCGGCCCCTCAGGATGCGGCAAGTCCACGCTGCTGCGCATGATCGCGGGTTTGGAGGAGATCACCGAAGGCGAGCTCTGGTTAGACGGCCAGATGGCCAACCACCTGGCCCCGCGCGACCGCGACGTGGCGATGGTGTTCCAGAACGGCGCCCTCTACCCCCACCGCACGGTCCGCGGGAACATCGCCTTCCCCTTGGAGATCGCCAAGTCCGACCCGGCGCTGGTGCGCGAGCGCGTCACGGAGCTGTCGAAGGCGCTGCACATCGACGAGACGCTGGACCGCCGCCCCGGCACGCTCTCCGGCGGCCAGCGGCAGCGGGTGGCGATGGGCCGGGCGATCGTGCGCCAGCCCAGGCTGTTCCTCATGGACGAGCCGCTGTCGAACCTGGACGCCGGCATGCGCACCGAGCTGCGGATGGAGATCTCGGCGCTGGTCAGGTCGCTCGGCGTCACCACCATCTACGTCACGCACGACCAGGTCGAGGCCCTGACCCTGGCCGACCGGATCGCGATCCTGAATCGCGGCGTCCTCCAGGACGTCGGCACTCCGGCCCAGATTTACAACGATCCAGCGACGGCCTTCGTGGCGGCCTTCCTCAACTCCCAGCAGTTGAACCTGTTGGCGGCGGGTGTCAGGACGCCGCAGAACCAGTACGTGATGCTCGACTTCGGCCCGCACCGGCTCACGATGCCCTGGAGCGATCCCAGGGCGTACGCCATCTCGCAGCACACCGGCGGGCAGGTCCTGGTGGGGCTGCGGCCGGACGGGCTGGCCCCGGTGCCGGAGTCGTACGAGGGGCCGTCGTTCTTCGGGCGGGTGCGGGCGCTGGAGTACCACGGGCACGAGTGGCTGGCGTACCTGGAGTGCGGGATGCCGGCCGTTCCGGTGCCCGAGCCGCCGGACCCGCGCGCCAGGGGCGGGCGCGCCAACGGCGACAAGAACGGCGCGGGCAAGCTGTCGGGCCTGGTGCGGCGGCTGTTCCCGCGCCAGGAGCAGGAGTGGCAGGACCAGGAGCAGGTGGGCGCGAACCCCAACAGCGGCATCCACCGCCGCTCCGACCTGATCGTCCGGCTCGGCGGCCGGCCCATCTGGCGCGCCGGTGACGCCGCCAAGGTCGGGGTGGACCTGTCCCGCATCATGATCTTCACGATGGACGGCGCCCGCATCGACCCACCGCGCCGCTGAACCTTCTCTCTCAGGCCGGATGCCACCCCCGATGGCATCCGGCCTTTCTTTCGCTTGCCTAATCGGACCGCAGTCCGTATCGTCGTCTCACGCAACCGGACCACAGTCCGAAATCGTCCGCGAAAGGACCCTGCACCATGAGCCGCCTGCTGCACATCTCCGCCTCGCCGCGCGGAGCGGAGTCCATCTCCCTGGCCATCGCCCGCACGTTCACCGACGAGTACCTCGCCACCCACCCCGGCTCCTCCGCCGACCACTTCGACCTGTGGGACGGGACGCTCCCCGAGTTCGGCCCGGCCGCCGCGCACGCCAAGATGACCGTGTTCGGGGGCGGCACGCCTGCGGGCGAGCAGGCGGAGTCCTGGGAGGCGGCCGTGCGCACGTTCGAGCGCTTCGACGCCTACGACCGTTATCTGTTCAGCGTGCCGATGTGGAACTCGGGGGTGCCGTACAAGCTGAAGCAGTTCATCGACGTCGTCAGCCAGCCCGCGATGGTCTTCGACGTGCACCCGGAGACCGGCTACCGCGGCCTCGTCACGGGCAAGCGCGCCGCCGTCGTCTACACCAGCGCGGTGTGGGGGCCGGGGCTGGGGCCCGAGTTCGGGGCAGACTTCCAGTCCACGTTCCTGGAGGAGTGGCTGAGGTGGGCGGGGGTCGGCGACGTGCGGGCGATCCGGCACCATCCGACGCTGATGGGGTCGTACGAGAACGAGCGCAAGCAGGCGGACGAGCGCGCCAGGGAGATCGCCAGGACGTTCTAGCGGCGCGGGCCGGTGAGCGCGGCGGGGTCGAAGGTGATCGGGAACGGCACGCTCGCCGTCAGCGTGCCACCCGCCTTGGCCTCGGCCACCACCTCGTAGTCCCCGGGACGGGCCGCGTCGAGGATGCCGACCAGTCGGCCGACCGCGACCGCGGACGCGTAGCCGGGCATGGGACTCACAACGTAGCGCCCATCGATCAACTCGATCCGCTCCCCTGTCACGGGCAGCGCGAGCCAGTCCTCGACCGTGTACCCCTCCGCGGCGCGTGGCGACGGAAGAAGCCGGAACCGCCACGGTGGCGCGTGCGCGGCCAGCCAGCCGTCATCCGGCAAAGCAGTCATCCCTCGCCACTCCTTGGCGTCACCCGATGAGCACGGAACGCGACGGTGTCACGTTACCCTGGCCGCTCTGGCGGCGGCAGCCGATCGCTCTCAGGAGGCCGGGCTCCAGCGGGGCCCGTCCGGAGTGTCCTCCACCGCCACCCCGCCCCGCCCCATCGCATCCCGCAACGCGTCCGCCACGTCGTAACACCCCTTCCCCCGCAGCTCCGCCCGCAGCGCCAGCAGCGGCTCCACCAGCGCGGGCAGCCCCTCGGAGCGCCGATCGGCGGCCTGGGCGCGCTCGCCCAGGCGGGCGATGAGCAGCCGCATCAGCTCCCTGGCCTGCTCCACCCCGCCCGCGTCCTCCTCCGTGTCGGCGGCCCACTTGACGATCTCCGCCTCCAGGTCGAGCACGGCCTGCGCCGCCGCCACCATGTCGGGCCGGTCGGCGGCGGCGGCGAAGAGCTCCTCGCAGGAGCGGATCGACTCCTCCAGCGTCACCTCGGCGGGCGCGCCGGCCGAGGCGGTGTCCGGACGCGGGAGCGGGACGGAGGTGCCGGCGCGGCCCTCGGCCAGGCTGCGCAGCTCGCCGAGGTCGGTGGTGGTGCCCGTGGGCAGGACCGTGAGCGAGCCCGGCCGCCGCACGGTCAGGCCGCCGCGCCCGGCGACGCGCACCGACTCGCTTTCCAGGTCGATGATCAGGGCGGTGTGCTCGTCGAGCCCGAGCACCGCCGTGCCGGGCGGCAGCTCGCGCTCCATGCGGGACAGCCGGCGCTCGCCGAGGTAGCAGTAGCGGGTGTCGTGGGTGCCGCCCTCGGCGTTGTCGAAGTGCGGAATCAGCACCGCTCGCAGCCCGAGCGGCTCCAGCAGGTCGACGCCCTCGCGCCAGTGGGGCTCGGCGCCGACCTTGTAGATCTCGTAGACCGGCACGGTCGCCAGGCCGGCGGTGCAGGCGGCGGCCGAGGCCAGCACGGTCACGCCCGTGCGGGCGCGGATCCTGGCCCGCAGGTCGCCGGCCACGCCGGAGCCCGCCCAGCGGTCGAGCGCGTAGGTGGGGCTGCCGGGACCGGAGAACACCCAGTCGGCGCCGGTGATCGCCGGCGCCACCTCGACATCCAGGCCGACGCTGCGCGCGAAGTATCCGCGAGCGCGGGCGGAGATGTCGGCGCGGTTCTCCTGGAAGGCGTACGGGGTGTCGAGCAGCACGGCCCGCGCCCCGGCACGCAGCGTCCGCGCGGCGGCGCGGTGGATCTCCACCATGGTCGGGCTGGTCTCGCCCGACCCCATCAACACCAGCAAACCGGGCATCAGTGTCGGCCTCTCTCTCGCACGCCCTCGACTACAACCCGGCCCGCCGCGAAGTTTCAAGACCAGGACACATATGCCTCACGAACGCACTTGCATATGATTGGCAGTAAGTTGTTGTCGGTGACGGGGAGACACGTGGTCTCGGTTGAGACGCTCATGCTACGGGTGAGCACCGACAAGCGGTGGTCATACCGGCATGCCATTACCCAGCCACTACACGGGGAGAGCCCCGACGAGGCCGCCCGCAGGCTGGCCGGCGTCACGGCCGGCGATCCCGGCGTCGTCGTGCACTCCACGAGCTGGCGGTACGAGCCGGGCGGGAGGATCGTGCTGACGTACGCGATCTGCCCCGATCCCGAGCCCTGGCTGGCGGCCGTCGAGGTGCCTGTGCTGGAGATCGCCCGCGGCGAGGCCCCCGCGACGCCGTCACCCGAGCGGGTCGCCCTGGCCAACGTGGTCGCGCACGCGGTCAGGCACCTGGCGTTCCTGATGGCCGAGGACCCTGTCGTGTCCGGGGTCCTGGCGCGCCACCCGCTGATCGCCTCCGCCCTGGAGCCCGTGACGGCACCGGCGTGACACGCGGCGGCCCAGCTCCTGCATGGGCCGCTCGACGTACCGGTAGGTCAGCGCGCTGGCGGCGACGATCACGGCCACCGCCAGCACCGACAGGCCGAGCTGGACCGGCAGGGCCGCCCGCCGCAGGTCGCCGGAGATCTCCACGAAGTACTTCAGCACCGGGTGGTGCACCAGGTAGAGCGAGTAGCTGATCAGGCCGAACCACACCAGCACCCGTGGCAGCCGCCGGCCGCGCAGCGCCATCCCGATCGCGAACGTGGCCCCGGCCAGCCCGATCGTGGTGATCCACACGTCTGCCCGCACCCACCACCAGCCGCTCTCGATCGCCCACAGGGGCGAGATCGCAACGAGCGCCGTGGTGACCGCGACCGGCCACAACCGGCCCGTCCCGCGCTCCCACCGGTGGATCGCCGTGCCCGCGAACATCACGGCCAGCACCGCCGTGCCCAGCCACGGCACCCGGCTGCTCAGCACCAGCAACGTCACCGCCATGAGGCCGAGCACGCAGGCCGACAGCGTACGGAGCCTGCCCAGGAGCACCCCGGCCAGGCCGACGACGAACACCGCGCACGACACGTACGCCGGCCACCCGCCCTTGAGCACCGCGCCCGACGCCACCAGCCCCACCACCACGGCCCCCGCCGCGAACCCCATCGACAGCAGCCCGCTGCGGTCGTGCCCGCGGATCAGGAACAGCGCCGTGACCAGCAGGTAGAACACCATCTCGTACGACAGCGTCCACATGGTGTCGGCCACGCCGCCGACGCTGACGACGTCCAGCAGCATGGTGGCGTGCGCCGCCACCGCGCTCCCGTCGCGCGGCACCTCCCCCCGCACCGGCACCCACCACGCCAGGGCCAGGACGAGGGCGATGACGGCGAGGTAGAGAGGGTAGAGGCGGAAGAAGCGGCTGATCCAGAAGGCTCTGACGTCGCCGTGCCGCTCCAGGGACGTCGGGATGATGTAGCCGCTGACCAGGAAGAAGACCAGGATGCCGTAGACGCCCAGGCTGAACCAGTAGGGCCGGAGCGCGGGCAGGAACCAGGGCAGCAGGTGCTCGGCCACCACGGCGAGCGCGCCGATGCCGCGCAGGGCGTCCAGCCAGGCGAGCCTCGCGGCGGACGGGGCGGAGGGCGTGACGGCGGGAAGCGCGGCGGCGGACACCCGCCTCAACCTACCCTTTCCGGCGCCGGTGATGCCGGGATCCCCGGCTCATCCAAGGTCCTCAGGGGCCGCGGTGGGCGGTGAGGCTGGCGTGGTGGTCGGCGCCGTCGGGGCCGTCCGGGTCCGTGTGGACGGTGGCCGCGCGCAGCCGGGGCAGGTCATGGATGAGGCGGTGCTCGGCCTCGACGGCCACCTTGTGCGCCGCCACGACGGACATGTCGTGATCGACGAGGATCTCCACTTCTGCGTGCAGCGCGTGGCCGATCCACCGCAGCCGTACGGACTCCACCCGCCGCACCCCGTCCACCGTGGCCAGGATGCGCTCGGCGTCGTCCACGAGCGCGGGATCGACGGCGTCCATGAGCCGGTGGTAGATCTCGCGCGCCGCGTCACGCAGGACGAACCCGATGGCGACCGTGATGAGCAGGCCGACGATGGGGTCGGCCACGGGGAAGCCGAGCGCGGCGCCGCCCGCGCCGAGGAGCACGGCCAGCGAGGTGAATCCGTCGGTCCTGGCGTGCAGTCCGTCGGCCACCAGCGCGGCCGAGCCGATCTCCCTGCCGACCTTGATGCGGTAGCGGGCCACCCACTCGTTCCCGGCGAACCCGATCACCGCCGCCGCGGCCACCCAGCCCACGGCCCTGATCTCCTGCGGGTCGAGCAGCCGCCGGACGGCCTCGTACCCGGCCAGGGCCGCAGAGGCGGTGATGAGCAGCACGATGACGATGCCGGCCAGGTCCTCCGCGCGGCCGTACCCGTAGGTGAAGCGGCGGTTGGCGGCGCGGCGGCCGAGCGAGAACGCGATGGCCAGCGGCACGGCGGTGAGGGCGTCGGCGAAGTTGTGCAGCGTGTCGCCGAGCAGCGCGACGGAGCCGGAGGCGGCGACGATGACGGCCTGGACGGCGGCGGTGACCATGAGCGCGGCGAACGAGACGGCCAGCACGCGCATCCCCCGGTCGCTGGCCTCCAGGGCACTGTCGGTCTTGTCGGAGGTGTCGTGGCTGTGCGGGGCGATGGCGTGGCCGATCCTGCCCAGCACGCCCCTGATCCCGGCCTTCGCATGCCCGTGCCCGTGCTCGTGCCCATGCCCGTGCCCGTGCCCATGGTCGTCGTCGGCGGGATCGTGCTGGTCGGACATGGCATCCCTCGCTTGCGCCCTTCGTCCCTTCCCTCAGGATAGGGAGTCGCGATCGGCCGCCTACCAGCCGACCTTGCCCTTCCCCGAGACGAGCGCGCGGGCGATGACCATGCGCTGCACGTCGTTGGTGCCCTCGCCGATCGCCATCAGCGGCGCGTCCCGGTAGAGGCGTTCGACCACGTACTCCTGCGAGTACCCGTACCCGCCGTGGATGCGCATCGACTCCAGTGACGCCTTGAGCGCCACCTCCGAGGCGAAGTACTTGGCCATGCCCGCCTCCATGTCCACCCGCCTGCCCCCGTCGGCCTGGGACGCGGCCCAGTAGGTGAGCAGCCGGGCGGCCTGGATCTCCGTGGCCATGTCGGCGAGCTTGAGCTGGATGGCCTGGAAGTCGGAGATCGGCTGCCCGAAGGCGGTGCGCTCGCGGGCGTAGCCGAGCGCGGCGTCGTAGGCGGCCTGGGCGACGCCGACGGCGCGGGCGGCGATGTTGACGCGGCCCAGCTCCAGCCCGCCGAGCACCTGCTGCATGCCGCGCCCCTCGACGCCGCCGAGCAGGCAGGAGACCGGTACGCGGACCTCGTCGAGCACCACCTCGCACGTCTCGGTGCCCTTGTAGCCGAGCTTGGGCAGGTCACGGCTGACGCCGAAGCCGGGCGACGAGGGGTCCACCAGCAGCACCGACATGCCCTTGTGGGCGGGCTCGGCGATCGAGGTCTTGACGAGGACGGGCAGCGGGTCGGCGTGGCGGGCGTTGGTGATCCACGTCTTGGTGCCGGTCACGACGTAGTGGTCGCCGTCGCGGACGGCGCGGGTCTGGATGCCCTGGAGGTCGGTGCCCGCGCCGGGCTCGGTCAGCGCGATCGCGGTACGGCGCGCGCCGGTGGCCAGGTCGGGCAGGTGCTGCCGCTTCTGCTCCTCGGTGCCGTGGCGGGCGATCATCCAGCAGGCCAGCGAGTGGGAGCCGATGGTGCCGGCCACGCCCATCCAGCCGCGCGCGATCTCCTCGAAGACCAGCGCGAACGACACCATGTCGGCCGCCATGCCGCCGTACTCCTCGGGCACGGACAGCCCGAACAGCCCCATCTGCTTCATCTTGTCGACGATCTCGGCGGGATAGCGCCCCGAGTGCTCCCACTCGGTCGCCACCGGCACGATCTCCTTGTCCACGAACGCGCGCAGGGTCTCGCGGAACGCCTTCTGCTCGTCGGTCAGCTCGAAGTCCATGTGCGCCTCCTCAGAGCGGGCCGGTCCTGGCCTGGGGGAAGTAACCCTTGTCGTGCGGGGCGTCGCGCCGGTAGACCATGACGGTCCGCGTCCAGGACATGATCTCGTCGCCGTCCTGGTTGAGCCCGCGGGTGTAGCAGGTGACGATGCCGGCGTACGGGCGGGACCTCGACTCCCGTTTCGCGGTCACCTTCGACTCGGCGTACAGCGTGTCGCCCACGAACACCGGGTGGGTGAGCTTGATCTCCTCCCAGCCCAGGTTCATGATCGCGGTCTGGCTGACGTCGATGACGGACAGGCCCAGCACGATGGCCACGGTCAGCCCGGAGTTCACGATGATCCTGCCGGTCGGCGACTTCGCGGCCAGGTGGGCGTTGAAGTGGTTCTGGTTCGTGTTCATGGTCAGGAGCGTGAACCAGGTGTTGTCTGCCTCGCTGATCGTGCGGCCCATGGGGTGCTGGTAGACGTCGCCGACGGTGAAGTCCTCGTAGTAGCGGCCGATGGCGGGCTCGTGCACGGTCACGGGCTGCTCCTGTTGCTACGCGATCAGGAGGCCCACGTTAGTGACCAGATCATTGTTCGGTCAATCACGTCAGGACGCGCGCGCCGCCAGCTTCGAGACCACGTCCACGATGCGGGCGGCCCGCTCCACCTCGGCCCGGTGGAACAGCGGCCCCTCCGCCCGCGCCACGACCACGTGCAGCCCGGCCGTGAGGACGGGCAGCAGCATCAGCCGCACCTCCTTGGCCTCCACGCAGATGGCCCGCGGCGGCGGCTCCGGCAGCTCGAACTCGGCGGGCGCGGCCAGCGAGGCGTGCCGCACGGCCCCGTCGGCCACCGCCACCGACCACTCCGCGCCGCACAACGCCGGCAGGGCGTCCACGAGCGTGGCGAAGCCCCTGGCGGGCTCGGCGGCCACGTGCATGAGCAGGTCGTAGTCGGGGGCGGAGCCCGGCACCTCCTTGGTGGCCCACACGCCTTCCACCCGGACGCCGGGCATGGCGGACAGCCGCTCGCGCGCCTCGGCGGCGGTCACCGGCCCCGGCCAGGAGACGGTGAAGTCGTCCACGGCGCGGCCGGCCTCGCGTTCGAGCACGGTGACTTGCAGGATGTCCGCTCCCAGCGCGCCCAGCGCCTTGGCGACCTGGCCGAGACCTCCCGGCCGGTCGGGCAACGACACCCTCAGTCGCAGCAGCATTTCCGCCCCCTTTCCAGAGGCTCTCACAGTGCCGTGGCAAGGTTTCGAGCATGTTCCACGGATATGTCGCGCATGCTGCGGTTATATCCCAAGATGCAGTGTTAAGTCCGGATTGTCGATAAAGGGAAGTTGAGGTTTTCCGCCCGGCATCCTGAGCCATGGCGCCCCGGCCCCCAGGGCCGGAGGCCGGGGCACGGGGCACGGGGGCCGGGGCGCGGGGGCCGGGGCGCGGCGGGCCGGGGCGCGGCGGGCCGGGGCGCGGCGGGCCGGGGCGCGGCGGGCCGGGGCGCGGCGGGCCGGGGCGCGGCGGGCCGAGGGTCGGGGCCGCCACTCAAGGGCCGCCGCGGGTCAGGCGAACACGTCCTGCTGGTAACGCCCGTCCGCCTCCAGCGCGGCCAGCCACGCCGCGCCGTCCTCCCCGCCGGTCCTGTTCCGGTGGATGTCCAGCAGAGC
This window encodes:
- a CDS encoding MaoC family dehydratase, with product MTVHEPAIGRYYEDFTVGDVYQHPMGRTISEADNTWFTLLTMNTNQNHFNAHLAAKSPTGRIIVNSGLTVAIVLGLSVIDVSQTAIMNLGWEEIKLTHPVFVGDTLYAESKVTAKRESRSRPYAGIVTCYTRGLNQDGDEIMSWTRTVMVYRRDAPHDKGYFPQARTGPL
- a CDS encoding acyl-CoA dehydrogenase family protein codes for the protein MDFELTDEQKAFRETLRAFVDKEIVPVATEWEHSGRYPAEIVDKMKQMGLFGLSVPEEYGGMAADMVSFALVFEEIARGWMGVAGTIGSHSLACWMIARHGTEEQKRQHLPDLATGARRTAIALTEPGAGTDLQGIQTRAVRDGDHYVVTGTKTWITNARHADPLPVLVKTSIAEPAHKGMSVLLVDPSSPGFGVSRDLPKLGYKGTETCEVVLDEVRVPVSCLLGGVEGRGMQQVLGGLELGRVNIAARAVGVAQAAYDAALGYARERTAFGQPISDFQAIQLKLADMATEIQAARLLTYWAASQADGGRRVDMEAGMAKYFASEVALKASLESMRIHGGYGYSQEYVVERLYRDAPLMAIGEGTNDVQRMVIARALVSGKGKVGW
- a CDS encoding cation diffusion facilitator family transporter, with amino-acid sequence MSDQHDPADDDHGHGHGHGHEHGHGHAKAGIRGVLGRIGHAIAPHSHDTSDKTDSALEASDRGMRVLAVSFAALMVTAAVQAVIVAASGSVALLGDTLHNFADALTAVPLAIAFSLGRRAANRRFTYGYGRAEDLAGIVIVLLITASAALAGYEAVRRLLDPQEIRAVGWVAAAAVIGFAGNEWVARYRIKVGREIGSAALVADGLHARTDGFTSLAVLLGAGGAALGFPVADPIVGLLITVAIGFVLRDAAREIYHRLMDAVDPALVDDAERILATVDGVRRVESVRLRWIGHALHAEVEILVDHDMSVVAAHKVAVEAEHRLIHDLPRLRAATVHTDPDGPDGADHHASLTAHRGP
- a CDS encoding ACT domain-containing protein is translated as MLLRLRVSLPDRPGGLGQVAKALGALGADILQVTVLEREAGRAVDDFTVSWPGPVTAAEARERLSAMPGVRVEGVWATKEVPGSAPDYDLLMHVAAEPARGFATLVDALPALCGAEWSVAVADGAVRHASLAAPAEFELPEPPPRAICVEAKEVRLMLLPVLTAGLHVVVARAEGPLFHRAEVERAARIVDVVSKLAARAS